In Pseudoliparis swirei isolate HS2019 ecotype Mariana Trench chromosome 11, NWPU_hadal_v1, whole genome shotgun sequence, a genomic segment contains:
- the LOC130200983 gene encoding protein tyrosine phosphatase type IVA 2-like — MNRPAPVEISYDCLRFLITHNPTNAQLGRFIEDLKAYGVNTLVRVCAATYDKTPVEQEGIQVLDWPFDDGSAPPEQLVDDWLNLLQTKFRDEPGSCVAVHCVAGLGRAPVLVALALIECGMEYEDAVHFIRLKRRGAFNSKQLLYLEKYKAKLCLRSKDANGQSCSVQ; from the exons ATGAACCGACCGGCTCCGGTGGAGATCTCTTATGACTGCCTGAGATTTCTCATTACACACAACCCCACCAATGCGCAACTCGGAAGGTTTATAGAG GATCTGAAGGCATATGGAGTAAACACCCTGGTGAGAGTGTGTGCTGCCACATATGACAAGACACCTGTGGAGCAAGAAGGTATTCAAGTCCTG GATTGGCCGTTTGAcgatggctccgcccccccagaACAGCTGGTTGATGATTGGCTGAACCTACTGCAGACAAAGTTCAGAGATGAGCCGGGCAGCTGCGTGGCCGTGCACTGCGTTGCTGGATTAGGAAG AGCTCCTGTGTTGGTGGCCCTGGCTCTCATTGAGTGTGGGATGGAGTATGAAGATGCTGTGCACTTCATAAGGCT GAAGCGGCGCGGAGCGTTCAACTCCAAGCAGCTGCTCTACCTGGAGAAATACAAGGCTAAACTGTGTCTGCGCTCCAAAGACGCCAACGGCCAGAGCTGCTCTGTACAGTAG